In Rhipicephalus sanguineus isolate Rsan-2018 chromosome 1, BIME_Rsan_1.4, whole genome shotgun sequence, the DNA window TCCTTACCGGTACAACTCCTTCTACCTCAAATTTGGGTTATATATAGCCTTAAAGTTGCTCTTTGGTGTATATGTCTCGCAGAAGCCCTGATATTCTGTGTGTTCTTGTATGTGTGTGTTGTCGTTTACGGTTtgttcatgcctctatgtataaACTGCTGTTTGAAGACGTCAGGCGTGTATTTACTTAAGTAATCAAATGATGTAACAATCAATTATTAATTAGTGTAACAAGACAATGCCGTTTCCCCCACGGTGTGTCTCATAGCCTAAGTCGCATGtgatgttaaaccccataaaaCAACCAACCTTTACTGTATCTCTTTTTTAATTGAGCTTATGCTTTGTAATAAATTCGACTTGATATGAAAATGCCAATGGCGCGCATAATCTAAATAGATCTAAACCCATCGTTGGGTAATTGTAGTACACTGGTGTTAGTAACTATGCTAACAAGGTACCGACTGCcatggtagtaaagttactaactTGACAGTTACTACCGGCACTTACTACATGGATAGTGAATGTTGTGGCAAGAACTTACTTCCTCAGTTAGTAAATATCACTACTTTTTGTACAGTGGCTAATTTTGTTGAAATCAAGAAAGCTTCAatcttagtttttctttttttttaatatgtataaGTCGTGCTACGGAAGCAAAAACCTCTGCGCCATTAAGTAAAGCACACCTCTACACGAGGAAGACGACTCCTCGTTTCGGCGTTGCTCAGCATTGTGTGCGCATTGTGAACACAGTGCAAGCCATTCCATCTTACGTAGCGAAAACACATATTCAGTCTACTTACTTCATAGTTACAGGTTCGTTTCCACGGGCAGCCATTGAAGGAATTTAGTTGATTTTGCTGATAATCACCAAATGTGGCCAGCTCTCTACAATGTCCGGATCAATAGAAGACAAGACTGGTGTGTTGACTGTGCAGCATCGACTTAGGAAAGGATAGAAGAGAAGTAAGATAACGCTGGAGCGTAGCATATGGCTATGTATTTTAGCATACCACGGTGGACCATTACCGGGTCgttgtcacctaacgttgccattttgcCATTTGAAAGAGCAGCTTTATCTGGGCGCCGCTTCTGAAATATAGGGATTTTGTTCTACGGTTTTGTTTCAACACatatagtgaccgcatggggtgcctcacgaaaaaaaaaatgcttgagaccgcTCCCGTCTCTGCGGCTTACCAGAACAAAGCGTCATTGATCGCAATAGGCGAAAAAATAATGCTAGTACCATTTAGCAaatcacaaaactttattccttgtgaagctgcgggccgcgtgtttgagacccctggtatacagTATATACGTATAACAGTAGAGACATGCTAGAACAATTCTAATGCCACAAGCCAACTTCCCCGATGTTGCCGCAACGCATCGCACTCCTGACGTCGCAGGTGCTTCCACAATCCAGTTTTCACGTACCTGATGACGGCTGGGAGACCAATGATGTCTTCGCCTCCTAATCCACGTAGGAGTAGGCCGATGATGTAGGCGCCGAGGGAGCCGTACGTGTTGCAGTGGTGCTTTATGTATACAACGCAGACGAGCTGCGGAAAGAGGATGACGAATACGAGGTCCGAGGACAGGTACCAGAGACCGTAGATGGACTTGACGGTCAGTGCCATGGCGGTTGCCATGGCGCCAACAAACAGTATGGCCACTCGCATCACCCAGATGACCTCCCGCTCGGAGGCCTGCAAAAAACACGGCAACACCGACGTTGTTACGCTCCATGTCCTGCGACTCGAGAAAGACAGCAGCATCGTGGCAAGGTCTGGCTTTGTATTCGCCGAGGCTCATATTCCATGTTGCGAAGACGGTAAAACACCGAGACACATGCACGCAGGACTATGCGGTACTTCCATCTGTCGTTTCATTGAGGCCCTAGCAAAGACGAGGCTTCGTGCGTGCGTATGCTTCATAGTTATCCTTTACTCCACCATCAAAATATTATAATATCATGCAGAGCACTGATGTCTGAATGGCTTCGGCAGCTGTACGCTTAGGCACGCATCCTTTGCATGTATAAAGTCGCATTTCCTGGTTTAGTAGACGCACAGATGGAAGTATATATCCTGCTTGTTAGTGTTATTCAGGTGTCTTCATATTTCATCTAATTGGCGCTACATAACGCCAGTCTCAAAAGGACCACGACAGCAACATTTTTGCTGTTACCAACTATACCTTTACAGTTACATGCTGCAGGCACATACGATGCGTATAATTCGACTAAATAATTTGGTCTGCATGAAAAATGCGCTTATTCCTAGATAGGAcatgaaaacaaaacaatgaaaatctgTATATTCCCAGCCCCACCTACCCTGACACACACACGCCGTCACAAGCAGATATAGCTTCACATCAGCTTTTATAAATTGGTGCTTTTTAAACAGACCGCAGCCTCGTTTGAAAACAAACAGACTTCACCAGAAGGCTAGTTTTTTAAGATGACAGTATTGAAGaggaaaatggggggggggggggggggggctaacgaTAACGATTGTTAACACGTGGCCCTGCTGAAGCTTAGTGGAGAGCCGAAAGGCAAACTATAGTACGCCACGCATCCACGTATGTCAATATAGCTTAGAGCGTGAGATTGCTCAACGATGTGGGCCGTCCGTCTATTCTCCCGAACGTTTATTGCCTGACTACACTTCCAACAGTCCTCATATGTCACTGTCATTATGATCAGCCGCCATCGGCTGTCATTGTCATTTGTCATTGATCAGCCGCCATCGTTGTCATCGATCAGCCGCCATAGCAACAACAAGTTCAGCGTTTATTTCGTATTTCACTCGCGCACTGACGTCGCTAAATGTTGTCCACAGATACGATAAAGTTtgaaatctctctctctcttttttgcacGTACAAATGAACCCCGTGCCCGCACATTTATGTAAAGGAATAGACAGTGGACTCACATTTTGCCTGAAGATGAGCTTGTAAACGTTTCTGGCGAACATGGAGGCTGCGCTGAGGATGGAAGAGTCCGATGAGGACATGACCGCAGCCGACACGGCACCCAGCCCCACGAACGAGACGAAGCCGGGAGTCAGGTACTGCAGCACCATGGGCAGCACCAGCGATGTGTGCTCCTTGTCCAGGGGCAGCGGACCCGTGAATGCCGTCTCGTTCCACCCTGCGCACGTTCCCTCGCTCGTCAGCCTATCCCCGCGTTCGGACAGCCACCAACTTCGCCGTACTTTAATGTGCCCAACTCAGAGCCACTTTTATGGTTACGGTGCTTGTCTGTTAATCCGAAAGATGTgggttcgatcctagccgcggcggtcgcatttcgatagaggaaATACTAGCGGCTTGTGTACTGtgtgatgccagtgcacgttaaagaaccccaggtgatcgaattttcagagccctccactacgacgtgcctcattgTCGTGTTGTTGTTTGGGCTCGTAAaactccagaaattattattattattattattattattattattattattattattattattattattattattattattattattattattattattattattattattattattattatgtgtcaTTCTTACATGccctttagtaaaaaaaaaagccaccagATCGCACATCGCTTATCACCCGAACCTCCCTGCAATATATAGTCACGGAAGCTTAGTGGCATTCGATGGCCGCTCTGTTGCTGAACACGacgtcgcaggttcgattcccggcgggagTGGCTGTATTTCGAATGGAGCAGAATGCAAAAACGCTCAtatgcttagacttaggtgcacattaaagaaccacaggtagtCGGAGTGAAAACTGATTGCGATGGATTATAATTCAAGTTTGATAATGTGGAGTTCCTTAACGTTTAGCGCGAATGCTATTGCATTTCGATGTCAtccaaaatgcgaccgctgcacCGCGTCTGGGACTTAACCCGCGACCTCTTAACTAAGCCGTGCAACGCCATAACCATACCGCAATGGGTGTAACTGAAGTAAATCCGGAGTCTCTTACAACCCATGTATTATTTTGGGAAGCTAATCCCCGTGATTTAATTTGATTTGAGCTCCCTCTGACGTACGCACTTAGCATTTTGTTGTTTCATGTTCTACGTTGAATTCCTCAATACGAGCGTTCGCTTACTCAGGCTTTTCACGTCATTATCTGTCAGGAACGTTCTTTTGTCGTTCATACGTATTTCTCACGCTTACGAGTGTGCAAGGAGCGCAGGTTATTTATCCAGCCGTGCTATTTAACAAAAAATTAAGCTATATACGGTACCTGGACATGATTTTGTGCTTGACTCGCTCATCGTTCCTTTCACTTATAAAGTATGCCTTCCTGAAAATATTTGTTAGGCGTATGTATTTTTTTCTAATAGACACCGCTAGGAAGTAGAGGTTTGCTCTTCAAGAATTCTAACAGAAGCAGCAGAGAAACGACACTCGGCTTGTGAAATCCGGTATAGCATTCCACCTGTGAAGTTGCATATAGAGATGCGACGTTGCGAGATGCGACGTTGTGCCGACAGCGAAGCGCGAAATGTACTACAAAAGCGCAGATATATTGCACCTATAAAGTCTACAGAGAGTGCAAGAAAAATTTGCTTATCCATGTCTTACTTATTCGGAACTTTCGAACTAGCAGCTTGACTGTGAAGTGGTTGTTAATGCTTGCCTCCACCGGCACTTTCCAGAACTCGCCTAAATTTTTATACACCTTCTCACTGTCGGCCGCTCACGTGTAATAGCTTTCTgtgaactcactcactcactcactcactcactcactcactcactcactcactcactcactcactcactcactcactcactcactcactcactcactcactcactcactcactcactgcacCACACTGAGTCGTACcgcaccacaccacaccacaccacaccacaccacaccacaccacatcACACCGAACCGTACTCTATCATGCTGAACTGTCAAAACTATCTTTGTGTGCTAATAAAACTAGTTTAATGGTTATAAATTTATAGCTGTAAACTTTAAAGTCATAAAAGTAGATTGACAGAGTTCGAAAGTTTAGGAATCGTAGAACATGGCGTAAGAAATTCAAAGTTATTATACTTACTTGTAGCTTTGGCGACAGCACCCATAATCATGGCAGGGATAGCCATGATGATACACCCGAAAGCAGCTACATAGGAAAGAAGCTGCGCCTTGAAGGCAGTTTTGCAAGAAAGGACCCGCTGAAAGTAGACCTGCGAGAAAAGTATGACAGACGTTATCTATGACCATTCTTTCTCGGAACTACGAGTAAATAAGGCGCATTTACCGGTATTTTAACGTACTAACCCCTTCTTTGTACCCAGGTTATTTTCGACTTTCACACTTAGAAAGATTGACCTGCTATTCTTCTTTCCTTACTGATTTGACTATTCGACGAATATGCAACCGTGTGACCGAAACACAGCACGCGTGCACAGCTGGAATAACGAATGACAACTTTACCTGCCACGGGATGCCGCCGAGGATGAGCAGCAACCCAAAATCGATATATTGTCCAATGTACTTGGGTTCCAAGGATCCGACCCAGTCATTCGTCGGGTACGTTAGCGTACCCACTGACTCGTTGATCATGCAGAATGGGATGCACAACCactgcgaaaacaaaagaaattggTCGCTGGCGACATCACCGCGGTTTGCAAAATACATGTAAAGTGTTTTTATATGCATTATATAATATTATATGTTATATATAAGCCAACTTCGCCTTGTTATCTTGACAAATGCGGCAAATAACAGCTTCAAGTGTGATATCGAATCATTCTAACCATAGAGTGCAATCTTGCTGCTAAATTTGAGCAAACGACTAAGCAATGGTAAGCGAAGAAATTTAAAAAGAAGTTGTTCAGAGTCAAGCGCAAGCCGCTGCGTTGTACAGCTGGGGCTGAATTCACAAAGGTTTTCCGTTTAGAAgcggttttattgcgatatcaaatatatggacactccaaGCGGAAAttcgccgtcggcgtcgacgtGGCGGTCCCTACAACGTTCATGCGCGTAATACTCTAACGTGCCTTGCGTGTGATATGCCGTGggattgagagaaaaaaaaaaaaaaacatgcgagaCAGCAAGCCTTCTTCGCGCATCGAGGCCGCGAAGGGGCAGACGAGTGCGgcaaggggaggaggggggggggggggaggagcatGCAGCTCTCTTTTAGGCAGCCCGGCATAGTGAAGTCCAAGTTTCAATACGCGGTGCCCTTCGCGCTGCGAACGTAGTAAAAAAACGAGGCGTGCGCCATATCTTGCAAGTCATCGGCGGCGGTCCTAAGGAACTTTGTGTAAACAGGAACACCAAGTTCCGACTCACCAGTCCAATGAATATGCAGAATAGCTGGATGACATCCGTGTAGGCCACCGAGTAAAGCCCTCCAAAGAGTGTGTAGAAGAGCGCTATGCACGCCGATGCAATGATTGACGTGTTAGTATCGATGTCGATGATCACGCCCACGGTGGCACCTGGGAGACAAGAAAGAGCCCACTATAAATTGAAACATCGCCTAAGAACTTGTGCGGAGCACCACTCGAACTTGGAACTCGTCTCACCTTCGAAATGTGCGCCAACGGTGCTTCACATGTTGTACCTATTTCGGTGACTTCTAGCTGTGTACGTAcactgtctctctttctgtcttttttgtaattaaagcgTTTAATGATTAATTAAAACCTCTTAGGGAGATCCTGTGAAATCAAGCAGTACAAGTTTCATGATTGGAAACATCTAATTTTAGACACTGGTAACATCTTTGTATACGACTCTGTCCTTCATGCACGGTTGCGTAATAAATATTACGTGTGCTGTCAATTATTGGAGGGACACGGCTAGACATTGCCGTGTCTATAACGGCGGAAATAACGGCCAGACGTTGCTTGCGCTTTCAAGCAGTTGCCGCACTTAGAAAACGCTCAACAAAAATCAACGTGTGTCCTATACGAAAATACCGATGACCGGAAATAAGTGAATCGTCGACGAAAACGGCAATGGGGGACGAAGGCATTGCTTAGCACGAACCTTTATTACAGAGCGTTGTGTTCAGTTTGCTAATTGCTCGCATGCATGATGTTACGGCTCTAAGCGCATAGGCGTAAAGTTATCCAGGAAGTGTCAGCTTGCCACCGTTCGCATTTGATAGACTTTTCTGTACGGGTCGCCACTTATGATGTAGAGGCGTTAGAATTGTGAACAGACACCTTATGAATGTCGAGAACTATACGGTGGCACCAAGTATAACTGTAATAATACCAGCACCAGTATCCCAGCTGCGCGGCATACAAAATGGCTGTACAAACACGGGGCACACCTACGTAAATACTCATGCATAGAGCAAAATAAAACACGGACAAGTAAGTATACAGCACTGGCGTTGTGTCCTTACGTATCTTCTATTCACCAGGagaagtttaaagggacactaaaggcaaatgttaaggcgacgctgattgttgaaatagcgttccagaaacttTGTAGTGCTTGCTTCGTGCCAAggaatgcttattttgaaataaactcacgtcttagtggtccgcacggcgttagcgcccttcaaatcacccgcctgaacgggccttctgacgtagcagttgccgtggtgcccaacgttgcccatcTTTACTGCCCTGCCGCCGTAgatacggtttcttgcgcaacagcggccatcaaccttgccaagacgcagccacgggccactccgaaactgtatagttaaCTGTAATAGAGCTTAGCTTGcccagcagcagaagtagagtatcaacagtgtGAAAATAGCGAAAGCcaaacacacgcagcagtacgcgataccgaaactaccactcagacgctaccgcgtgagcgaagcgcagctcggcgaaaacgaaacttttgaatcactcgcgccgttccccatggtaacgccaagaggttcttttttccatgaatcgaacagaaacgaacaagcagcacttTATTACGTTTTGCGATGCACGgtaggttctttttttatcgcaactagtttgattactagtggttaattgtactcgggactcctgacgtcatcgggatcatttccaaaatgtcccactcgtggcgcatatcgtgtcctacatttaccttaattcctccattagtagagcactgctgttgataatattgacgttttagacgttctcacatattgacctttcactctgacataaattgtcatttgcctttagtgtccctttattaaACGTCTATACCTCCTCATAATTCTGACATTTAACTTTCAACACCACAGTTACATTAGGGTAAATATATTTATTTTGCGTTATttcacacaaaaattttcgccacGCAGCAGGACGATTGCTTAGCATTTGCTTGAATATTGACATAAACATCCAAGAAAACTTCGCTTAGCTCGGTTTCCCACATGCGTGGGAATAGCTTGATTCCTGCACCTTGTTGGTACCGTTCATCGCAACGAAAAATCTAGAAGACAACTTTGGAGTTTGAAGACAACAACTTATTTGCCTTCGGGAAGCGCAAGTAAAGAAGAGGGTGCTCACCAAGCGCTGCCAGAATTGCGGCGGACCAGAACACTTCTCCGCACAGCGCTGGGATGAACAGCAAGCCGCCCATTCGGCCACCGAACAGCTCTTGAAATGGGTCTAACATGGTCACGTAACCTTCGGCTCGCATTTTGTTGGCGAAGAAGTAGCCAcctgaaacataaaaaaaaggggaaaaaatacgGAGAGAGGAATATAGCGAAGCACTGAAAGAATGGCACGCTAATTTGGCGCAAAAACTCGCAGGCGCTGGACTTCTTTTACATCTGAAAACATCCACACTCTTTTGTGAGCGGGCTTTCAGTATCAAATTTCAAAACAGTTTCTTCAATCAACTTTCAAATTTCATATCCAGTCTCAAGTCGACATCGGTTTTCGGTTGCTAGAGGTGCTGTCATCGGGGAAAAAAGTTGTTTTTGCTGTAACCGAGGTATAATTTGGTTTAAATAAAGTCGGCTCAGCGATTGCCCATTGAGATCATTCTTATGTTACTCATGTTCCTGAATCGGGAGGGCGTCTGCTGTTTTAACTGTTCTAATTCCAGCGAGCCGCTGAAGCTGTGGGGCAGGGAGCAACTCTAGTTTCTAAACCGAAACACGAGAATTATGCCCCTTGCACAAGTTTACATTTCTGGCTTGTCTGACGCAGAGTCTTTTACAGAC includes these proteins:
- the LOC119397669 gene encoding high-affinity choline transporter 1, encoding MAINIAGVVSVVIFYIIILAVGIWAGRKSKKTGNDPGDADEVMLAGRNIGVFVGIFTMTATWVGGGYINGTAEAVYSNGIIWCQAPVGYAMSLVVGGYFFANKMRAEGYVTMLDPFQELFGGRMGGLLFIPALCGEVFWSAAILAALGATVGVIIDIDTNTSIIASACIALFYTLFGGLYSVAYTDVIQLFCIFIGLWLCIPFCMINESVGTLTYPTNDWVGSLEPKYIGQYIDFGLLLILGGIPWQVYFQRVLSCKTAFKAQLLSYVAAFGCIIMAIPAMIMGAVAKATRWNETAFTGPLPLDKEHTSLVLPMVLQYLTPGFVSFVGLGAVSAAVMSSSDSSILSAASMFARNVYKLIFRQNASEREVIWVMRVAILFVGAMATAMALTVKSIYGLWYLSSDLVFVILFPQLVCVVYIKHHCNTYGSLGAYIIGLLLRGLGGEDIIGLPAVIRYPFYNEEDGQLFPFRTLAMLTSLASILSISSLTRWLFESGTVPARFDVFHCVVNIPEDIMKVQEPHEGEMTVLNAGGLVKSYQTEMNGRVNPALNLHPEEDVEGFQVKPSAAIGADPLSPFGGGPLSTTAAQPPPPPLGDRGDALSSEDTTKL